One window of the Raphanus sativus cultivar WK10039 unplaced genomic scaffold, ASM80110v3 Scaffold0149, whole genome shotgun sequence genome contains the following:
- the LOC130501283 gene encoding agamous-like MADS-box protein AGL80 — translation MTRRKVKLAFIVNNSSKKKTYKKRKRGLLKKAHEIFTLCGINAGAIIYSPYDPTPEVWPSVEGMNQVITTFRNLTEIDRHNNMVNQQEFVQQRITKADKLLLKKKKDNREVNLTEDMYRFLQIGQLTIPAGGHNNPALAKDLNDLGYLVDQYLNSLNRRIQILEGGSDVEIGESL, via the coding sequence atgacgagaaggaaggtgaaacttgctttcatcgtcaataactcctcgaaaaaaaaaacctacaaaaaaaggaagaggggcttgctcaaaaaagcgcatgagatattcactttatgtgggattaatgccggagctatcatttacagtccctacgatcctacccctgaggtgtggccctccgttgagggtatgaaccaagtgattacTACTTTTCGGAACTTGACGGAAATTGACCGGCACAATAATATGGTCAATCAACAGGAGTTTGTCCAACAGAGGATAACCAAAGCCGATAAACTtctgcttaagaagaagaaggacaacagggaggttaacctcacggaagatatgtatcgatTTCTTCAGATTGGACAGTTAACTATTCCAGCCGGGGGTCATAATAATCCTGCTCTAGCCAAGGATCTTAACGATctaggttatcttgttgacCAGTATCTTAACAGTCTTAATCGCAGGATTCAGATTTTAGAAGGAGGTTCGGATGTGGAGATCGGTGAATCTTTATAG
- the LOC130501284 gene encoding agamous-like MADS-box protein AGL80, whose amino-acid sequence MTRRKVKLAFIVNNSSRKTTYKKRKRGLLKKAHEIFTLCGINAGAIIYSPYDPTPEVWPSVEGMNQVITTFRNLTEIDRHNNMVNQQEFVQQRITKADKLLLKKKKDNREVNLTEDMYRFLQIGQLTIPAGGHNNPALAKDLNDLGYLVDQYLNSLNRRIQILEGGSDVEIGESL is encoded by the coding sequence atgacgagaaggaaggtgaaacttgctttcatcgtcaataactcctcgagaaaaacaacctacaaaaaaaggaagaggggCTTGCTCAAAAAAGCGCATGAGATATTCACTTTATGTGGGATTAATGCCGGAGCTATCATTTACAGTCCCTACGATCCTACCCCTGAGGTGTGGCCCTCCGTTGAGGGCATGAACCAAGTGATTACTACTTTTCGGAACTTGACGGAAATTGACCGGCACAATAATATGGTCAATCAACAGGAGTTTGTCCAACAGAGGATAACCAAAGCCGATAAACTtctgcttaagaagaagaaggacaacagagaggttaacctcacggaagatatgtatcgatTTCTTCAGATTGGACAGTTAACTATTCCAGCCGGGGGTCATAATAATCCTGCTCTAGCCAAGGATCTTAACGATctaggttatcttgttgacCAGTATCTTAACAGTCTTAATCGCAGGATTCAGATTTTAGAAGGAGGTTCGGATGTGGAGATCGGTGAATCTTTATAG